One region of Parambassis ranga chromosome 12, fParRan2.1, whole genome shotgun sequence genomic DNA includes:
- the apc gene encoding adenomatous polyposis coli protein isoform X1, which yields MSAASYDQLLRQVEVLKMENSNLRQELQDNSNHLTKLETEASNMKEVLKQLQGTIEEESGEASGSQLELIERLKEMSLDSAGFKPRTRPPLPPSLSSSMPSSGSGAASGAAGGSGALGPLTTAAFPRRGLSSAGRDSHDRCLEELEKERSLLLAELEKEEKEKDWYYAQLQNLTKRIDSLPLTENFTLQTDIRRRQLEVEACQIRSAMEEQLGSCQEMERRAQTRVSRIQQIEKDMLRLGARLQVEGAPGGNESSGMAGAPSSSSRLDHEPANETSYSVPRRITSHLGTKVEMVYSLLSMLGTHDKDDMSRTLLAMSSSQDSCIAMRQSGCLPLLIQLLHGNDKDSLLLGNSRGSKEARARASAALHNIVHSQPDDKRGRREIRVLHLLEQVRHYCEACWSWQENHERGVDQEDNPMPSPVEHQICPAVCVLMKLSFDEEHRHAMNELGGLQAVAELLQVDCEMFGLSSDHYSVTLRRYAGMALTNLTFGDVANKATLCSMKGCMRAMVAQLKSESEDLQQVIASVLRNLSWRADVNSKKTLREVGSVRALMGCALEVQKESTLKSVLSALWNLSAHCTENKADICAVDGALAFLVGTLTHRSHTNTLAIIESGGGILRNVSSLIATNEAHRQILREHGCLPTLLQHLKSHSLTIVSNACGTLWNLSARDAKDQEALWELGAVGMLRNLIHSRHKMIAMGSAAALRNLMANRPARYKDASVVSPGAGAPSLHARKQKALFEELDAQQLSETFDNIDNLSPKTAHRKGRACNGAGGGGASVTRSYTNTPVLSSPKNGDGSKRLSEEGVYTRAMFPPSVRASSDSLNSVTSADGYGNRGKTKPSSEPFYSSDESGANKCCVYRKYPADLAHKIRSANHMADDDGGDLDTPINYSLKYSDEQLNSGRQSPSHRDGIESDDDSEQDARLRRNDGNESASSSSRMASVASPRYVVVSATSNYGTDSPAEQPIDYSLKYGADTSHKPLFKSEETVTPSMPSAPSSSSNKLRPPPQSTSRAAPKSNQESTQTYCVEDTPICFSRGSSLSSLSSEEEEDGHVLGSKRRGGSGGASNDYPTLPVSEKDAHEQQQQQRHQKEAESQTSTAPSTRGRRGHHHHHGHSHHHHHHHMTSSSGARTPKSPPEQPYAQETPLMFSRCTSVSSLDSFSTSSIASSVRSSEPCSGVPSGVVSPSDLPDSPGQTMPPSRAKTPPLPTQKMKEEEKTKKKDEEESSADVLLHFATESTPHGFSGASSLSALSLDEPYIAAEMKKQKQEEEEGVVEEQKAEPAQPILEESDDDDDIEILEACINMAMPKSSRKPKKQQQAVPRKPSQLPVYKLLQPQSRVPSQQRKDVLPVPEEVPRIYCVEGTPLNFSTATSLSDLTIDSPPNEEATAALMPVAPPNSAPKRRTGFPEGENGDDILAECISAAMPKAKPRKPFRAAANSEHMQAPPLAPPLPPPAPPPLGAQQQKKKPTSPVKPMPQRVAYGTSATAAAKAKPGFAFDSPRHYTPIEGTPCCFSRNDSLSSLDFDEEDGGVKDEEEKKAKEDGRKRKQQTAAVFPRTKPATNQMGTDEKQKFAIEDTPVCFSRNSSLSSLSDIDQENNNKEFAPPPPPEQQDGASAETKSPPPKGEVESKPRPTAASGYAPKAFHVEDTPVCFSRNSSLSSLSIDSEDDLLQECISSAMPKKKKKAAAIPAAVTTPLPVSKADTDILAEEEPEVPRSPASPDSESFDWKAIQEGANSIVSSLNAAAAASSLSRQPSSDSDSVLSLKSVGSPFHLPSANNNGEDEEMEEKVDMKRGPRILKPGERSTLEAKKKEDEDDEEAKAVKGGKKVYRSLITGKPRAEPAARGRSKPRAAAVAKAPGSSDCPDRVGGSSRDSTPSRSTAASQKGGKLSHLPRTASPGSASAATSKSTKHSGAARNSGGIPKSESTSRFGATTAAKKQKAEPEKPALVRQSTFIKEAPSPTLKRKLEESAAASAAAVLESPSSPETPLPSTARRHEVNRSHSESPSRPQEVTSSRFSRTGTWKRENSGSGGGGSGGKHSTSLPRVGTWKRTGSSSSVLSASSESSEKGRSEEESAVRSKGTWRKAKSSGGDSTGGRSFAEKSEDVWVRLEDCPVNNPRSSSSCSVRSPTTANAPPVIDSPAPSKIPSSSSSSSSNLNLRRSCESLDDKPPPERQQQQQRGQQRSGTVAARVSPFNYTPSPRKTNADVTTTATTATSSSTTPTRPSLIPTPVTKKREPKGGEGGGGGGGGGSGGGGGGERGSYIVTSV from the exons ATGTCAGCAGCCTCATATGACCAGCTGCTGAGGCAGgtagaggtgttaaagatggaGAACTCCAACCTGagacaggagctgcaggacaACTCCAACCACCTGACCAAGCTGGAGACCGAGGCTTCCAACATGAAG GAGGTGCTGAAGCAGCTACAAGGCACCATAGAAGAAGAGTCTGGAGAAGCATCTGGATCTCAGCTGGAGCTCATTGAAAGACTGAAAG AGATGAGTCTGGATTCGGCAGGCTTCAAGCCCAGAACCAGGCCTCCTCTGCCCCCCTCGTTGTCCTCCAGCATGCCTTCGTCTGGTTCTGGTGCTGCCAGCGGAGCAGCTGGAGGCTCTGGTGCTCTGGGCCCGCTGACGACAGCTGCCTTTCCCCGGAGAGGGCTGTcatctgcaggcagagacagccATGACCGCTGCCTGGaagagctggagaaggagag GTCTCTCCTATTGGCTGAGctggagaaagaagaaaaggagaaggACTGGTACTATGCTCAGCTGCAGAACCTCACCAAGAGGATCGACAGTCTGCCGCTCACAGAAAAT TTcactctgcagacagacataagACGCCGTCAGCTGGAGGTTGAGGCATGTCAGATTAGGTCGGCGATGGAAGAGCAACTGGGATCCTGTCAGGAGATGGAACGAAGAGCTCAG ACCCGTGTGTCTCGTATTCAGCAGATAGAGAAAGATATGCTGAGACTTGGAGCACGACTGCAG GTGGAGGGAGCTCCGGGGGGGAATGAAAGCAGTGGCATGGCTGGAGCTCCG AGCTCCAGCAGCCGATTGGACCATGAGCCAGCCAACGAGACAAGCTACTCTGTGCCTCGACGAATCACCAGCCACCTGGGAACAAAG GTGGAGATGGTGTACAGTCTTCTGTCCATGTTGGGGACTCATGACAAAGATGACATGTCCCGCACGCTGCTTGCCATGTCTAGCTCACAAGACTCATGCATCGCCATGCGCCAATCCGGGTGCCTGCCACTGCTCATCCAGCTGTTGCATGGCAATGACAAGGACTCCCTGCTGTTAG GTAATTCTCGTGGCAGTAAGGAGGCTCGTGCACGAGCGTCAGCGGCGCTGCACAACATCGTCCACAGTCAGCCAGACGACAAACGGGGACGGCGTGAGATCAGGGTGCTCCACCTGTTGGAGCAGGTCCGTCATTACTGTGAGGCCTGCTGGAGCTGGCAAGAAAACCACGAGAGGGGTGTTGACCAGGAGGACAACCCCA tgccgTCTCCGGTGGAGCATCAGATCTGTCCAGCTGTCTGCGTTCTGATGAAACTTTCCTTTGATGAAGAACATCGGCATGCCATGAACGAACTTG GTGGTCTGCAGGCAgtggcagagctgctgcaggtggaCTGTGAGATGTTCGGTCTGAGCAGCGATCATTATAGTGTCACTCTGCGGCGGTATGCCGGCATGGCGCTCACCAACCTCACTTTTGGAGACGTGGCCAATAAG GCCACACTGTGCTCCATGAAGGGCTGCATGAGAGCAATGGTTGCTCAGCTCAAGTCTGAGAGTGaagacctgcagcag GTCATAGCAAGTGTTCTGCGGAACTTGTCATGGCGTGCTGATGTCAACAGTAAGAAGACATTGCGTGAGGTCGGCAGTGTCCGGGCGCTCATGGGCTGTGCTCTCGAAGTgcaaaag GAGTCCACCCTGAAGTCTGTACTTAGCGCGCTGTGGAACCTGTCGGCTCACTGTACGGAGAACAAGGCAGATATCTGTGCAGTGGACGGTGCCCTGGCGTTTCTGGTGGGAACCCTAACCCATCGCAGCCACACCAACACGCTTGCCATCATTGAGAGCGGTGGCGGCATCCTCCGAAATGTGTCCAGCCTCATCGCCACCAACGAGGCACACAG gCAAATTCTGCGTGAACACGGGTGCCTGCCAACACTGCTGCAGCACCTGAAGTCTCACAGTCTGACAATTGTGTCTAATGCTTGTGGCACACTGTGGAACCTGTCGGCCCGGGACGCCAAGGACCAGGAAGCATTGTGGGAGCTGGGTGCTGTGGGCATGCTCCGTAACCTCATCCACTCCCGGCACAAGATGATCGCCATGGGCAGTGCTGCTGCCCTACGTAACCTGATGGCGAACAGGCCAGCACGCTACAAAGATGCTAGTGTTGTGTCACCGGGTGCCGGTGCCCCATCCCTGCATGCCCGCAAACAGAAAGCGTTATTTGAGGAGCTGGATGCACAGCAGCTGTCGGAGACTTTCGACAACATTGACAATCTGAGCCCCAAGACGGCGCACAGGAAGGGGCGGGCCTGTAAtggtgctggaggaggaggagcaagcGTAACACGTTCGTACACCAACACGCCAGTTTTGTCCAGCCCAAAGAACGGAGATGGATCAAAGAGGCTAAGCGAAGAGGGCGTGTACACTCGGGCAATGTTTCCTCCCAGCGTCAGGGCATCCAGCGACAGTCTAAACAGTGTGACGAGCGCCGATGGCTATGGAAACCGGGGAAAGACCAAACCGTCATCAGAGCCTTTCTACTCATCAGATGAGAGCGGAGCCAACAAGTGCTGTGTCTACAGGAAGTACCCAGCTGATCTGGCTCATAAGATCCGCAGTGCCAACCATATGGCAGATGATGACGGCGGCGACTTGGATACACCCATCAACTACAGCCTGAAGTACTCTGATGAACAGCTGAACTCTGGGAGACAAAGTCCCAGCCACCGTGACGGTATTGAGAGCGACGATGACAGCGAGCAAGATGCCAGGCTGAGGAGAAACGATGGCAACGAATCTGCTTCGAGCAGCAGTCGCATGGCTTCCGTCGCATCGCCGCGCTACGTGGTTGTCTCGGCAACATCAAACTATGGCACCGACTCACCAGCTGAACAGCCTATCGACTACAGCCTGAAGTATGGTGCTGACACCTCCCACAAACCACTGTTTAAATCGGAAGAGACGGTGACCCCCTCCATGCCCTCGGCTCCATCCTCTTCTTCCAACAAACTCCGCCCCCCTCCTCAATCCACCAGCCGGGCAGCACCAAAAAGCAACCAGGAGTCCACGCAGACATACTGTGTGGAAGACACACCCATCTGCTTCTCCAGAGGCAgctcactgtcctctctgtcatcagaggaggaggaagacggtCACGTCCTTGGGAGTAAGAGGAGAGGTGGGAGTGGTGGTGCAAGCAATGACTACCCGACACTTCCTGTCAGTGAGAAGGATGcacatgagcagcagcagcagcagcggcaccAGAAGGAGGCGGAGAGCCAGACTTCCACGGCCCCCTCTACACGAGGACGTCGgggtcaccaccaccaccatgggcattcccaccaccaccaccatcaccacatgACGTCATCTTCAGGCGCCAGGACTCCTAAAAGCCCGCCAGAGCAGCCATATGCTCAGGAGACGCCGCTAATGTTCAGCCGCTGCACCTCTGTCAGCTCCCTCGACagcttctccacctcctccattgCCAGCTCGGTGCGTTCCAGTGAGCCCTGCAGCGGTGTGCCGAGTGGCGTCGTCAGCCCAAGTGACCTGCCCGATAGCCCCGGGCAGACGATGCCACCCAGCCGTGCAAAGACGCCACCGCTTCCCACACAGAAaatgaaggaggaagaaaagaccAAGaagaaggatgaggaggagagcagtGCAGATGTGCTGCTGCACTTTGCCACTGAGAGCACCCCGCATGGCTTCTCTGGGGCCTCTAGTCTGAGCGCGCTCAGTCTGGATGAGCCGTACATCgcagcagagatgaagaagcagaagcaggaggaagaggagggagtggTGGAGGAGCAGAAAGCGGAGCCTGCTCAGCCTATCCTTGAGgaatctgatgatgatgatgacattgAGATTCTAGAAGCGTGCATCAACATGGCCATGCCCAAGTCATCACGTAAGCCGAAGAAGCAGCAACAAGCGGTGCCACGGAAACCAAGCCAGCTTCCTGTCTACAAGCTTCTTCAACCCCAAAGTCGTGTCCCATCACAACAGAGAAAGGATGTGCTGCCAGTGCCAGAGGAAGTGCCGAGAATTTACTGCGTGGAGGGAACACCACTCAATTTCTCAACGGCCACGTCGCTCAGTGACCTCACCATCGATTCCCCGCCCAATGAAGAGGCGACAGCAGCCCTCATGCCAGTAGCCCCACCCAACTCTGCCCCAAAGAGGCGGACCGGATTCCCTGAGGGAGAGAATGGTGATGACATTCTCGCAGAGTGTATCAGCGCCGCCATGCCCAAAGCCAAACCCAGGAAGCCATTCAGAGCAGCAGCCAACAGTGAGCACATGCAAGCCCCGCCCCTCgcccctccccttcctcctccagccccaCCTCCTCTTGGTgcgcagcagcagaagaagaagcccACCTCGCCCGTTAAGCCGATGCCTCAGCGGGTGGCGTATGGCACGTCTGCGACTGCAGCAGCAAAAGCCAAACCAGGATTTGCCTTTGATTCTCCACGCCATTATACGCCCATTGAGGGAACACCATGCTGCTTCTCACGCAATGACTCACTGAGTTCCCTCGATTTTGACGAAGAAGATGGGGGTGTaaaggatgaagaggaaaaaaaagcaaaagaagatggcaggaagagaaagcagcagacagcagctgttttccCTCGAACCAAACCTGCAACCAACCAGATGGGGACGGACGAGAAGCAGAAGTTTGCCATCGAGGACACGCCCGTCTGCTTCTCCAGGAACTCATCGCTGAGCTCACTGAGCGATATCGACCAGGagaacaacaacaaggagttcGCTCCGCCGCCACCACCGGAGCAACAAGACGGAGCCAGCGCAGAAACAAAGTCTCCTCCGCCTAAAGGAGAG GTGGAGTCAAAGCCCCGCCCCACTGCAGCCAGCGGCTATGCGCCTAAAGCGTTCCACGTTGAGGACACACCTGTCTGCTTCTCCAGGAATTCGTCGCTGAGCTCACTCAGCATCGACTCTGAGGACGATCTGCTGCAGGAGTGCATCAGTTCCGCCAtgccgaagaagaagaagaaagccgCTGCCATTCCTGCTGCCGTCACCacaccacttcctgtctccaaaGCGGACACTGACATTTTGGCTGAGGAGGAGCCAGAAGTGCCAAGAAGCCCAGCATCTCCAGATTCAGAGTCCTTTGATTGGAAGGCCATACAAGAAGGAGCGAACTCCATCGTGAGCAGCCTGAATGCCGCCGCCGCTGCCTCGTCTCTGTCTCGCCAGCCATCATCAGACTCTGACTCTGTGCTGTCCTTGAAGTCCGTTGGCTCGCCATTCCATCTGCCGTCAGCTAATAACAACGGAGAGGacgaggagatggaggagaaggtCGACATGAAACGAGGCCCGAGGATCCTGAAACCTGGAGAGCGCAGCACACTGGAAGCcaagaagaaggaggacgaGGATGACGAGGAGGCCAAGGCAGTGAAGGGCGGGAAGAAGGTGTACCGCAGCCTGATCACAGGGAAGCCAAGGGCAGAGCCTGCAGCCAGGGGGCGGAGCAAACCTAGAGCCGCAGCTGTGGCCAAAGCTCCAGGCAGCAGCGACTGCCCTGACAGAGTAGGCGGGTCATCGCGGGACTCCACACCCTCACGCTCCACAGCAGCCAGTCAGAAAGGAGGCAAACTGTCACATCTGCCTCGCACAGCATCTCCAGGAAGTGCGTCAGCAGCAACCTCTAAGTCCACCAAACACAGTGGGGCAGCAAGGAACAGCGGTGGGATCCCGAAGAGTGAGTCCACATCAAGGTTTGGTGCCACTACAGCCGCCAAGAAGCAGAAGGCGGAGCCTGAGAAGCCGGCGCTTGTCCGTCAGTCAACctttatcaaagaagctcctAGTCCAACACTGAAAAGGAAGCTGGAGGAGTCGGCAGCAgcgtcagcagcagctgtgctaGAGTCCCCATCCAGCCCTGAGACGCCTCTGCCATCAACCGCCAGGAGACATGAAGTCAACCGGTCCCACTCAGAGAGCCCGTCACGtccacaggaagtgacatcatctCGCTTCAGCCGCACTGGCACCTGGAAACGGGAAAACAGcggcagtggaggaggagggagtggcgggAAACACTCAACATCGTTGCCAAGAGTGGGGACATGGAAGAGGACAGGAAGCTCGTCGTCTGTGCTGTCCGCATCGTCAGAGTCCAGTGAAAAGGGgagaagtgaggaggagagtgCTGTGAGGTCCAAAGGAACATGGAGGAAGGCAAAGAGCAGCGGCGGCGACTCGACAGGCGGCCGGAGCTTCGCTGAAAAGTCAGAAGACGTATGGGTGCGTCTGGAGGACTGTCCCGTCAACAACCCgcgctcttcttcttcttgttctgttCGCTCGCCGACCACTGCCAACGCCCCACCTGTTATTGACAGCCCCGCCCCCTCCAAGATtccctcttcatcatcttcctcctcctccaacctcAACCTGCGCCGCAGCTGTGAGAGTCTTGACGACAAGCCACCACCCGAACgccaacagcaacagcagcgtGGTCAGCAGCGCAGCGGCACAGTTGCAGCTCGAGTCAGCCCCTTCAACTACACGCCGAGCCCACGGAAAACCAACGCTGATGTCACCACCACCGCAACCACTGCGACGTCCTCATCAACAACCCCCACACGACCGTCACTCATCCCCACTCCAGTCACCAAAAAGCGGGAGCCGAAGGGAGGAGAaggtgggggaggtgggggaggtgggggaagtggcggcggcggcggcggcgagCGCGGCTCATACATCGTGACATCAGTGTGA